A stretch of the Polyangiaceae bacterium genome encodes the following:
- the hscA gene encoding Fe-S protein assembly chaperone HscA produces MVLLDIFDPKAPPKPIGIDLGTTNSIVAHVRDERPVALTTCDGTALLPSVVYYGEHGNVVVGASAKVYATLAPQSTLASVKRFMGRGADDAETGRLSTHRFAPPASPEQAKVVRFDVGRGRVVTPVEASAEILKSLKQSAVDQLGAVGGAVITVPAYFDDAQRQATKDAGRLAGLEVLRLLNEPTAAALAYGLDKKQNGLFAVYDLGGGTFDITILLLEDGVFQVKSTGGDSALGGDDMDRLVAEEMIAAMGAPAHTPEIVGLALEAARRAKHGLTDATEVAVELPKRGGGAVEYRLTRAHFDELIQPLLERTGRACRRALRDAALGPAELAGVILVGGSTRVPRVRSYVKEIFGQEPLGDIDPDLVVAYGAAVQAQLLADASDEILLLDVLPLSLGVETMGGGVDKVLPRNTTIPAGARSTFTTYADNQTGFEIHVVQGERELARDCRSLARFTLRGIPPMPAGMARLEITFHVDENNLLQVEAKELGTGVHQVIEVKPSYGLTDEQVEEMLLDALDHGEEDFEARRLADAKVEGSRMLLATKKALAADVDLLSSDERARVEAAIGALERALETAEKVATVQLRIDALDDATHEWAGRRMNRAIQSAIGGKSVEDVGATVAHARGVDAHLAEHGALPVKES; encoded by the coding sequence ATGGTCCTGCTCGACATCTTCGACCCCAAGGCACCGCCGAAGCCCATCGGCATCGACCTGGGGACCACCAACAGCATCGTGGCTCACGTGCGCGACGAGCGCCCCGTGGCGCTGACCACCTGCGACGGCACCGCGCTCCTGCCCAGCGTCGTCTACTACGGCGAGCACGGTAACGTGGTGGTCGGGGCTTCGGCCAAGGTCTACGCGACGCTCGCCCCGCAATCGACCCTGGCCAGCGTGAAGCGCTTCATGGGCCGTGGCGCCGACGACGCCGAGACCGGGCGCCTGAGCACCCATCGCTTCGCCCCGCCCGCGAGCCCCGAGCAGGCGAAGGTCGTGCGCTTCGACGTCGGTCGGGGCCGCGTCGTGACTCCGGTCGAGGCCAGCGCGGAGATCCTGAAGAGCCTCAAGCAGAGCGCGGTCGATCAGCTGGGCGCGGTGGGCGGCGCCGTGATCACGGTTCCGGCCTATTTCGACGACGCCCAGCGCCAGGCCACGAAAGACGCCGGCCGTCTGGCGGGTCTCGAGGTGCTGCGCCTCTTGAACGAGCCGACGGCGGCGGCCCTCGCCTACGGGCTCGACAAGAAGCAGAACGGCCTGTTCGCGGTCTACGACCTCGGCGGCGGCACCTTCGACATCACCATCCTTCTGCTCGAAGACGGCGTGTTCCAGGTCAAGAGCACCGGTGGCGACAGCGCCCTGGGCGGTGACGACATGGACCGGCTGGTCGCCGAGGAGATGATCGCCGCGATGGGCGCTCCGGCGCACACCCCGGAGATCGTGGGCCTGGCGCTGGAGGCGGCGCGGCGCGCCAAGCACGGCCTGACGGACGCCACGGAGGTCGCGGTCGAGCTGCCGAAGCGCGGCGGTGGCGCGGTGGAGTACCGGCTCACGCGCGCGCACTTCGACGAGCTGATCCAGCCTCTGCTCGAGCGCACGGGGCGGGCTTGCCGGCGCGCGCTCCGCGACGCAGCCCTGGGCCCGGCGGAGCTCGCGGGCGTGATCCTGGTCGGCGGCTCGACCCGGGTCCCGCGCGTGCGGAGCTACGTGAAGGAGATCTTCGGCCAAGAGCCGCTGGGCGACATCGATCCGGATCTGGTGGTCGCCTACGGCGCCGCAGTGCAAGCGCAGCTCCTGGCCGACGCGAGCGACGAGATCCTGCTTCTGGACGTGCTGCCGCTCTCTCTCGGGGTGGAGACCATGGGCGGCGGCGTGGACAAGGTGCTGCCACGCAACACCACGATCCCGGCCGGCGCGCGCTCGACCTTCACGACCTACGCCGACAACCAGACCGGCTTCGAGATCCACGTCGTGCAGGGCGAGCGGGAGCTGGCCCGTGACTGCCGCTCGCTCGCGCGCTTCACCCTCAGGGGCATTCCGCCCATGCCCGCCGGCATGGCCCGGCTCGAGATCACCTTCCACGTGGACGAGAACAACCTGCTCCAGGTCGAGGCCAAGGAGCTCGGCACCGGGGTGCACCAGGTGATCGAGGTCAAGCCGAGCTACGGCCTGACGGACGAGCAGGTCGAGGAGATGCTGCTCGACGCCCTGGACCACGGCGAAGAAGACTTCGAGGCGCGGCGCCTGGCGGACGCGAAGGTCGAGGGCTCGCGCATGCTGCTCGCGACGAAGAAGGCACTGGCAGCGGACGTCGATCTCCTGAGCTCCGACGAACGCGCGCGGGTCGAGGCGGCCATCGGCGCGCTCGAACGCGCGCTCGAAACGGCCGAAAAAGTGGCCACGGTGCAGCTTCGCATCGACGCCCTGGACGACGCGACCCACGAGTGGGCGGGCCGCCGCATGAACCGCGCGATTCAGTCCGCGATCGGCGGCAAGAGCGTGGAGGACGTCGGCGCGACGGTGGCCCACGCGCGCGGAGTGGACGCCCACCTGGCGGAGCACGGCGCGTTGCCGGTAAAGGAAAGCTGA
- a CDS encoding iron-sulfur cluster assembly accessory protein — MSSETTSPKPEAPAETSRALSITITDKAVQFAREKLAKRGTPDAAIRLGIKGGGCSGFSYVIAFEDEAPRERDRVFEADGVRFIVDRKSLIYLAGSALDFEKTLMFQGFKFRNPNEATSCGCGHSFTVK; from the coding sequence ATGAGCAGCGAGACCACCTCCCCCAAGCCCGAAGCACCGGCCGAGACGAGCCGGGCGCTCTCGATCACCATCACCGACAAGGCGGTGCAGTTCGCCCGTGAGAAGCTGGCGAAGCGCGGCACGCCGGATGCGGCGATTCGCCTGGGCATCAAGGGCGGGGGGTGCTCGGGTTTCAGCTACGTGATCGCCTTCGAGGACGAGGCCCCGCGCGAGCGCGACCGCGTGTTCGAGGCCGACGGCGTGCGCTTCATCGTCGACAGGAAGAGCCTGATCTACCTGGCGGGCTCGGCGCTCGACTTCGAGAAGACGCTGATGTTCCAGGGCTTCAAGTTCAGGAACCCGAACGAGGCCACGAGCTGCGGCTGCGGGCACTCGTTCACCGTGAAGTAG
- a CDS encoding 2Fe-2S iron-sulfur cluster binding domain-containing protein: MAKIRFIDQGIEVEVPLGQSVLQAAQKAHAPEGSACGGVCACSTCHVYVEKGAELLSEAEEKEEDILDKAFDVRMSSRLGCQSKVVKEGVVEVRISQESLDAFYNEHPDVQRPG, encoded by the coding sequence ATGGCGAAGATCCGCTTCATCGATCAGGGCATCGAGGTCGAGGTGCCGCTCGGCCAGAGCGTGCTCCAGGCCGCGCAAAAGGCCCACGCCCCCGAGGGCTCGGCCTGCGGCGGGGTGTGTGCGTGCTCGACCTGTCACGTGTACGTCGAGAAGGGCGCCGAGCTCTTGAGCGAGGCCGAGGAGAAAGAAGAGGACATCCTCGACAAGGCCTTCGACGTGCGCATGAGCTCGCGCCTGGGCTGCCAGTCGAAGGTCGTGAAGGAAGGCGTGGTCGAGGTCCGGATCAGCCAGGAGAGCCTGGACGCCTTCTACAACGAGCACCCGGACGTGCAGCGGCCGGGCTAG
- the hscB gene encoding Fe-S protein assembly co-chaperone HscB, producing MHDPFTTLGLLPAFDLDVEAAEKRHRELSRALHPDRYAQSPPAERRAALGKAIEVNEAWRTLRDPIRRGEALLRRMGLHVDEGQEPRPDPALLMEMMEKREELALAGRQRDAARLGALVKEMKEREAKATAALSAEFRRAADNGGAGSHAAALQSGLGELRYYRRFLDEAATLEDEIL from the coding sequence ATGCACGATCCGTTCACGACTCTTGGGCTCTTGCCCGCGTTCGACCTCGACGTCGAAGCCGCCGAGAAGCGTCACCGCGAGCTCAGCCGCGCCTTGCACCCCGATCGCTACGCGCAGAGCCCACCAGCAGAGCGGCGCGCCGCGCTCGGCAAGGCCATCGAGGTGAACGAGGCCTGGCGCACGCTGCGCGATCCCATCCGGCGCGGCGAGGCTCTGCTCAGGCGCATGGGCCTGCACGTGGACGAGGGGCAGGAGCCCAGGCCGGATCCCGCGCTCTTGATGGAAATGATGGAGAAGCGCGAGGAGCTCGCGCTCGCCGGCCGGCAGCGCGACGCGGCGCGGCTCGGGGCTCTGGTGAAGGAGATGAAGGAGCGCGAGGCCAAGGCCACGGCGGCGCTCAGCGCAGAGTTTCGGCGCGCGGCGGACAACGGCGGTGCGGGCAGCCACGCTGCCGCGCTGCAGAGCGGTCTGGGTGAGCTGCGCTACTACCGGCGCTTTCTGGACGAGGCCGCGACTCTCGAAGACGAGATCCTCTGA
- a CDS encoding MerR family transcriptional regulator, with product MGDLAKSTGKTVRAIHLYEDLGLLRPHERSKGRYRLFGPEALVRVRWITKLQSLGFSLSEIQELVKAQGDSESAKLAASRLSEVYLAKLAETRAKLDELTQLERELVESLSYLNACGSACEPRVPVHACPTCERHSEENAPDLVAGAQTH from the coding sequence GTGGGTGACCTCGCGAAGTCCACCGGCAAAACCGTGCGCGCCATTCACCTGTACGAAGATCTCGGGCTGCTCCGGCCGCACGAACGCAGCAAGGGGCGCTACCGCCTGTTCGGGCCGGAGGCGCTGGTTCGCGTGCGCTGGATCACCAAGCTGCAGTCGCTCGGCTTCTCGCTCTCGGAGATCCAGGAGCTGGTCAAGGCCCAGGGCGACTCCGAGAGCGCCAAGCTCGCGGCCAGCCGCTTGTCCGAGGTCTACCTGGCCAAGCTCGCGGAGACGCGGGCCAAGCTCGACGAGCTGACCCAGCTCGAGCGCGAATTGGTCGAGAGCCTGAGCTACCTGAACGCTTGCGGATCGGCTTGTGAGCCGCGTGTACCGGTGCACGCCTGCCCCACATGCGAACGGCACAGCGAAGAGAACGCGCCCGACCTGGTCGCAGGCGCCCAGACGCACTGA
- a CDS encoding IscS subfamily cysteine desulfurase: MKFPIYMDNHATTRVDPRVVEAMLPFFDQTFGNAASRTHAFGWEAEAAVDDARDTIAGLINAESGKEIVFTSGATESDNLAIKGVAEYYKQKGNHIVTTVIEHKAVLDSCKRLEKQGYEVTYVHVGKDGLVDPDDIRRALTDKTILVSVMLANNEVGTIQPIGEIGKITREKGVLFHTDAVQGIGKTEFDVRAMNVDLASLTAHKLYGPKGVGALYVRRSKPRVRLVAQMDGGGHERGNRSGTLNVPGIVGFAKACEILKREGKAENERIRGLRERLHKGIAAALDEVVLNGHPEKRLPGNLNLSFSFVEGEGLMMAIKDVAVSSGSACTSASLEPSYVLRSMGLDEELAHSSIRFGLGRFNTAEEVDYVIDLVVGKVKKLRDMSPLYEMFKDGIDLKSIQWVPH, translated from the coding sequence CTGAAATTCCCCATCTACATGGACAACCACGCCACGACCCGCGTCGATCCGCGCGTCGTCGAGGCCATGTTGCCCTTCTTCGACCAGACCTTCGGCAACGCAGCCAGCCGCACCCACGCCTTCGGCTGGGAAGCGGAGGCCGCCGTGGACGACGCCCGCGACACCATCGCCGGGCTGATCAACGCGGAGAGCGGCAAGGAGATCGTGTTCACCTCCGGCGCCACCGAGAGCGACAACCTCGCGATCAAGGGCGTGGCCGAGTACTACAAGCAGAAGGGCAACCACATCGTCACCACGGTGATCGAGCACAAGGCGGTGCTCGATTCGTGCAAGCGCCTGGAGAAGCAGGGCTACGAGGTGACCTACGTGCACGTCGGCAAGGACGGGCTGGTCGATCCCGACGACATCCGCCGCGCCCTGACCGACAAGACCATCCTGGTGAGCGTGATGCTCGCCAACAACGAGGTCGGCACCATCCAGCCGATCGGGGAGATCGGCAAGATCACCCGCGAGAAGGGCGTCCTCTTCCACACCGACGCGGTGCAGGGCATCGGCAAGACCGAGTTCGACGTGCGGGCCATGAACGTGGACCTGGCCTCGCTCACCGCCCACAAGCTCTACGGCCCCAAGGGCGTGGGCGCGCTCTACGTCCGGCGCAGCAAGCCCCGCGTGCGTCTCGTGGCGCAGATGGACGGCGGCGGGCACGAGCGTGGCAACCGCTCCGGGACGCTGAACGTCCCGGGCATCGTCGGCTTCGCCAAGGCGTGCGAGATCCTGAAGCGCGAGGGCAAGGCCGAGAACGAGCGCATCCGCGGCTTGCGCGAGCGTCTGCACAAGGGCATTGCCGCGGCGCTGGACGAGGTCGTGCTGAACGGCCACCCGGAGAAGCGCCTGCCCGGCAACCTGAACCTCTCCTTCTCGTTCGTGGAGGGAGAGGGCCTGATGATGGCCATCAAGGACGTCGCCGTTTCCAGCGGCTCGGCTTGTACCAGCGCGAGCCTGGAGCCCAGCTACGTGCTGCGCTCCATGGGCCTGGACGAGGAGCTGGCCCACTCCAGCATCCGCTTCGGTCTCGGGCGCTTCAACACCGCGGAGGAGGTCGACTACGTGATCGACCTGGTCGTCGGCAAGGTGAAGAAGCTCCGAGACATGTCGCCGCTCTACGAGATGTTCAAGGACGGCATCGATTTGAAGAGCATCCAGTGGGTTCCCCACTGA
- a CDS encoding site-specific integrase yields MSKPVRHGDKWRIRWTDARGQRQSAVFDEFRTAQAELAKNQAETADIRRGRLAQIDPDKTCDELFDYWLDKRALHKRSSKDDVSIIRAHLRPFFGKMRVMDVGVEDGDDYINEKDELSPKTVSNHLTLLKTMLNVAASFRVPWLTRVPKLRKPKVSLFSTDYQYLRTDEEIERFLRAARAEGEYAFVLYAVAIYTGMRAGELAALEWPDIDLERRLITVQRSFDGPTKSDKVRYVPILTPLLGVLKEWRLRHPGRLVFTNRDAGMYRESARIFQEVLHRVLDAAGFPKVIRGGKERPYVRFHDLRHTFASHWVMKGGDLFKLQRILGHQSVVMTQRYAHLAPEAFQADYDRLGREAPATPGQVVAFPVAGSVG; encoded by the coding sequence GTGTCCAAGCCCGTTCGACATGGCGACAAGTGGCGCATCCGCTGGACAGACGCGCGCGGCCAGCGGCAGAGCGCCGTCTTCGACGAGTTCCGTACGGCCCAGGCCGAGCTCGCCAAGAACCAGGCCGAGACCGCCGACATCCGCCGCGGGCGCCTGGCCCAGATCGACCCCGACAAGACCTGCGACGAGCTCTTCGACTACTGGCTCGACAAGCGCGCGCTGCACAAGCGCAGCTCCAAGGACGACGTGAGCATCATCCGGGCCCACCTCCGTCCGTTCTTCGGGAAGATGCGGGTGATGGACGTCGGGGTCGAGGACGGCGACGACTACATCAACGAGAAGGACGAGCTCAGCCCGAAGACCGTCTCGAACCACCTGACCCTGCTCAAGACCATGCTCAACGTCGCCGCGAGCTTCAGGGTGCCGTGGCTGACCCGGGTGCCGAAGCTCCGAAAGCCCAAGGTCTCGCTCTTCAGCACGGACTACCAGTACCTGCGCACCGACGAGGAGATCGAGCGATTCCTCCGGGCCGCGCGGGCCGAGGGCGAGTACGCCTTCGTGCTCTACGCCGTGGCCATCTACACCGGCATGCGCGCCGGCGAGCTGGCGGCGCTCGAGTGGCCGGACATCGACCTCGAGCGGCGACTGATCACGGTCCAGCGCAGCTTCGACGGGCCCACCAAGTCCGACAAGGTCCGGTACGTGCCCATCCTGACCCCGCTGCTCGGCGTGCTCAAGGAGTGGCGCCTGCGCCACCCCGGCCGTCTGGTCTTCACCAACCGCGACGCCGGCATGTACCGCGAGTCCGCCCGGATCTTCCAGGAGGTCCTGCACCGCGTGCTCGACGCCGCGGGCTTCCCCAAGGTCATCCGGGGCGGCAAGGAGCGGCCCTACGTCCGCTTCCACGACCTCCGCCACACCTTCGCCAGCCACTGGGTCATGAAGGGCGGCGACTTGTTCAAGCTCCAGAGGATCCTGGGCCACCAGTCGGTGGTGATGACCCAGCGCTATGCCCACCTGGCCCCGGAGGCCTTCCAGGCCGACTACGACCGCCTCGGGCGTGAGGCGCCCGCCACCCCGGGTCAGGTCGTGGCCTTCCCGGTCGCGGGCTCGGTCGGCTGA
- the iscU gene encoding Fe-S cluster assembly scaffold IscU: MAYSEKVIEHYENPKNVGVLDKDDPNVGTGLVGAPACGDVMRLQIKVSDEGVIEDAKFKTFGCGSAIASSSLATEWIKGKHIDEAESIQNSQIAEELNLPPVKIHCSVLAEDAIKSAIEDFRKKRAAQKALAEPAAAAAAEANASAE; encoded by the coding sequence ATGGCCTACAGTGAAAAAGTCATCGAACACTACGAGAACCCGAAGAACGTCGGAGTCCTCGACAAGGACGATCCGAACGTCGGCACCGGTCTAGTCGGCGCGCCGGCGTGCGGTGACGTGATGCGGCTGCAGATCAAGGTCAGCGACGAGGGCGTGATCGAAGACGCCAAGTTCAAGACCTTCGGCTGCGGCTCGGCCATCGCGTCGAGCTCGCTCGCCACCGAGTGGATCAAGGGCAAGCACATCGACGAAGCGGAAAGCATCCAGAACAGCCAAATCGCCGAGGAGCTCAACCTGCCGCCGGTGAAGATCCACTGCTCCGTGCTGGCGGAGGACGCCATCAAGAGCGCCATCGAGGACTTCCGGAAGAAGCGGGCAGCCCAGAAGGCGCTGGCGGAGCCGGCGGCGGCTGCAGCGGCAGAGGCGAACGCTTCCGCGGAGTGA
- a CDS encoding trypsin-like serine protease: MSTHRISTALWLALALGLGASRAIAADAQAIYGGSKVKPCGWPTTVALGGCTGTLVHPELVIFAAHCMEGGGGPSKVTFGDNENSPAFSVSTTSCKSDPKYYGQSGRDVAFCKLSKPVTQVPIVPILMGCETQSLVAGAEVVAVGFGQANDGLGWGPKREVTMKLNSIKNGEAFIGGAGKDTCYGDSGGPVYIQLGDGTWRVFGITSYGEYCGGGGYYSMMHTAIDWLEQTSGIDLTPCHQQGQWAPTAACSGFPKSPNLGGGAWAQGCATTDLSGPSATCGAPFGGGPTGGGGSGGAPPSGGGGSGGSSAGGSGNVGGGGPSGGAGNGGAGNGGEGSGGFGAGSSGGDPGGYGGEGSGGNAGGGSSGGGGASVGQPGCSSAPDCSACASCADHCTCATGDAEGCAVACAPYGPSSGPGTSPPSAPPNEAAPRDNSEVTAGCACRAGRNAPPPAPLALLALSLVSALALRRQR, from the coding sequence ATGTCCACGCACCGCATCTCCACGGCCCTCTGGCTCGCCCTGGCGCTGGGCCTCGGCGCGTCCCGGGCGATCGCCGCGGACGCCCAGGCCATCTACGGCGGTAGCAAGGTCAAGCCCTGCGGCTGGCCGACGACGGTGGCCCTCGGCGGCTGCACGGGCACGCTGGTCCACCCGGAGCTGGTGATCTTCGCGGCCCACTGCATGGAGGGCGGGGGCGGACCGAGCAAGGTCACCTTCGGCGACAACGAGAACTCCCCCGCGTTCTCGGTCAGCACCACCAGCTGCAAGTCGGACCCGAAGTACTACGGCCAATCGGGTCGCGACGTCGCCTTCTGCAAGCTGTCGAAGCCGGTGACCCAGGTGCCCATCGTTCCGATCTTGATGGGCTGCGAGACCCAGAGCCTGGTCGCCGGCGCAGAGGTCGTGGCGGTCGGGTTCGGGCAAGCGAACGACGGCCTGGGATGGGGCCCGAAGCGCGAAGTCACGATGAAGCTGAACTCCATCAAGAACGGGGAGGCGTTCATCGGAGGCGCGGGCAAGGACACCTGCTACGGCGACTCTGGGGGTCCGGTCTACATCCAGCTCGGTGACGGTACGTGGCGGGTGTTCGGCATCACCTCCTACGGGGAGTACTGCGGGGGTGGTGGCTACTACTCGATGATGCACACCGCCATCGACTGGCTGGAGCAGACCTCGGGGATCGACCTCACGCCGTGCCATCAGCAGGGGCAGTGGGCGCCGACCGCGGCGTGCAGCGGGTTCCCCAAATCGCCGAACCTGGGCGGCGGCGCCTGGGCTCAAGGCTGCGCGACGACGGATCTGTCCGGTCCCAGCGCGACCTGCGGCGCGCCCTTCGGCGGAGGCCCCACCGGTGGCGGCGGTAGCGGCGGCGCACCACCGAGCGGCGGCGGTGGCAGCGGCGGCTCCTCGGCGGGCGGAAGCGGCAACGTCGGCGGCGGAGGACCGAGCGGCGGCGCCGGCAACGGCGGCGCCGGCAACGGCGGCGAGGGCAGCGGCGGCTTCGGCGCCGGCTCGAGCGGCGGTGATCCCGGCGGCTACGGCGGCGAAGGGTCCGGCGGGAACGCGGGTGGAGGCAGCTCTGGCGGCGGCGGGGCGAGCGTTGGGCAGCCGGGCTGCTCGAGCGCGCCCGACTGCAGCGCGTGCGCGTCCTGCGCCGACCACTGCACTTGCGCGACCGGGGATGCCGAGGGCTGCGCTGTGGCTTGCGCGCCCTACGGTCCGAGCTCGGGCCCCGGCACGAGCCCACCGAGTGCGCCGCCGAACGAAGCCGCGCCGCGCGACAACAGCGAGGTGACCGCGGGCTGCGCCTGCCGAGCTGGGCGCAACGCGCCGCCGCCGGCGCCTCTGGCGCTGCTCGCGCTCTCCCTTGTCAGCGCTCTGGCGCTGCGACGCCAGAGGTGA
- the dctP gene encoding TRAP transporter substrate-binding protein DctP: protein MRLLFACLVACAFLLHAAPGRADTHKLRVGTLAPKNSAWGKVFKVWQKALSQKSGGKLELEVYYNASQGMEDTMVSKMKTGSLDGAALTSVGMSRITKDVMVLQLPGVVDSWDLLDKVRADLAPELEKRFEKEGFQVVGWGDLGLIRQWTRGFELRRPSDLKGRRPLVWRNEPIGPAIYTSIGGVVPTPLSPTEVLPALRAGKIEALNAPALAAEQLQWTPYLDHVSSTASVCAIGGTVFRKKALDDLPKDLQTIFWDLQKRATQVNKDRVRKQDAQAYTRIAKKMKVVDLSSADREEWRKVIVPALKQLGQGTLSGELVERVLKLTGKS, encoded by the coding sequence ATGCGCCTGCTCTTCGCCTGCCTCGTTGCCTGCGCGTTCCTCCTGCACGCCGCTCCCGGCCGCGCCGACACCCACAAGCTGCGCGTGGGGACCCTGGCGCCGAAGAACTCCGCTTGGGGCAAGGTCTTCAAAGTCTGGCAGAAGGCGCTCTCGCAGAAGAGCGGCGGCAAGCTCGAGCTCGAGGTCTACTACAACGCTTCGCAGGGCATGGAAGACACCATGGTCTCGAAGATGAAGACCGGGTCCCTGGACGGCGCCGCGCTCACCTCGGTGGGCATGTCCCGCATCACGAAGGACGTGATGGTGCTCCAGCTCCCGGGAGTGGTGGACTCCTGGGATCTGCTCGACAAGGTGCGCGCCGACCTCGCGCCGGAGCTCGAGAAGCGCTTCGAGAAGGAGGGCTTCCAGGTCGTGGGCTGGGGCGATCTCGGGCTCATCCGCCAGTGGACGCGCGGCTTCGAGCTGCGCCGGCCCAGCGATCTCAAGGGCCGGCGCCCGCTGGTGTGGCGCAACGAGCCGATTGGACCAGCCATCTACACCTCCATCGGCGGGGTCGTGCCGACGCCGCTCTCGCCGACGGAGGTGCTACCCGCGCTGCGCGCCGGAAAGATCGAGGCGCTGAACGCGCCGGCCCTGGCGGCGGAGCAGCTCCAGTGGACGCCCTACCTCGACCACGTCTCGTCCACGGCCAGCGTGTGCGCCATCGGCGGCACCGTGTTCCGCAAGAAGGCCCTCGACGACCTGCCCAAAGATCTGCAGACCATCTTCTGGGATCTGCAGAAGCGCGCCACGCAGGTGAACAAGGACCGCGTGCGCAAGCAGGACGCCCAGGCCTACACCCGCATCGCCAAGAAGATGAAGGTCGTGGACCTCTCCAGCGCCGACCGCGAGGAGTGGCGCAAGGTGATCGTCCCGGCGCTGAAGCAGCTCGGGCAGGGCACGCTCTCCGGCGAGCTGGTCGAGCGGGTGCTCAAGCTCACCGGCAAGAGCTGA
- a CDS encoding ABC-F family ATP-binding cassette domain-containing protein: MLRLDSVAKQHGKQILFADASFAVFRGDRVGLVGPNGAGKSTIFRMIVKEEDPDAGQVMVDKGITVGYFSQDVGDMSGQSVVAATLDGAGPVSAIAARLAQLEHDLADPALAEQMDRLIEEFGEAQARFEELGGYALEAKAREILAGLGFSGEVMDGDVGALSGGWKMRVALARILLMKPDALLLDEPTNHLDLESILWLEQFLKAFDGALIMTSHDHEFMNRLVNRVIEIDGGELTSFTGDYESYLAQRAVLDAQQQSEFERQKAMLAKEEAFIARFKARASHAAQVQSRVKKLEKIERVEPPKRRKKLRFDFPESPRSGDDVVKLDGVKKAYGSRVIYDGLDLLIRRKERWCVMGVNGAGKSTLLKLVAHAAEPDAGRVTVGASVKLGYFAQHSMELLDPGSSVWDMLIGKFPRASVGSLKTLAGVFGFPGDDVEKPVKILSGGEKARLVLALMLYDPPNFLVLDEPTNHLDIATKEMLIEALAGYDGTMLFVSHDRHFLRLLSNRVLEVSPTGVRTFGGGYAEYVDEVGYEAPGMRA; the protein is encoded by the coding sequence ATGCTCCGCCTCGACTCGGTCGCCAAGCAGCACGGCAAGCAGATCCTGTTCGCCGACGCCTCGTTCGCGGTGTTCCGCGGCGACCGGGTGGGCCTGGTCGGTCCGAACGGCGCGGGCAAGTCCACGATCTTCCGCATGATCGTCAAGGAGGAGGACCCGGACGCCGGCCAGGTGATGGTCGACAAGGGGATCACCGTCGGCTACTTCAGCCAGGACGTCGGGGACATGTCGGGGCAGAGCGTGGTCGCCGCGACCCTGGACGGCGCCGGTCCCGTGTCGGCCATCGCGGCCCGCCTCGCCCAGCTCGAGCACGACCTCGCCGACCCGGCGCTCGCCGAGCAGATGGACCGGCTGATCGAGGAGTTCGGGGAGGCGCAGGCGCGTTTCGAAGAGCTCGGCGGCTACGCGCTCGAGGCCAAGGCCCGAGAGATCCTCGCTGGCCTGGGTTTCTCCGGGGAGGTCATGGACGGCGACGTCGGTGCGCTGTCCGGCGGCTGGAAGATGCGTGTCGCCCTCGCGCGCATCCTGCTCATGAAGCCGGACGCGCTGCTCCTCGACGAGCCGACCAACCACTTGGACCTCGAGTCCATCCTGTGGCTCGAGCAGTTCCTGAAGGCCTTCGACGGCGCGCTGATCATGACCTCGCACGACCACGAGTTCATGAACCGGCTGGTCAACCGCGTCATCGAGATCGACGGCGGCGAGCTCACCAGCTTCACCGGCGACTACGAGAGCTACCTGGCGCAGCGCGCCGTGCTGGACGCCCAGCAGCAGAGCGAATTCGAGCGCCAGAAGGCCATGCTGGCCAAGGAAGAAGCCTTCATCGCCCGTTTCAAGGCCCGCGCCAGCCACGCCGCGCAGGTGCAGTCGCGGGTGAAGAAGCTGGAAAAGATCGAGCGGGTGGAGCCGCCCAAACGACGCAAGAAGCTCCGCTTCGACTTCCCCGAGTCGCCCCGCTCCGGCGACGACGTGGTCAAGCTGGACGGCGTGAAGAAGGCCTACGGGTCCCGCGTCATCTACGACGGGCTGGACCTCCTGATCCGCCGCAAGGAGCGCTGGTGCGTGATGGGTGTGAACGGCGCCGGCAAGAGCACGCTGCTCAAGCTCGTGGCTCACGCTGCAGAGCCCGACGCCGGCCGCGTCACCGTCGGCGCCAGCGTGAAGCTCGGCTACTTCGCCCAGCACTCGATGGAGCTGCTCGACCCCGGCTCCAGCGTCTGGGACATGCTGATCGGAAAGTTCCCCCGCGCCTCGGTCGGCTCGCTCAAGACGCTGGCCGGCGTCTTCGGCTTTCCCGGCGACGACGTGGAGAAGCCCGTCAAGATCCTCTCCGGCGGCGAGAAGGCGCGCCTGGTGCTCGCGCTGATGCTGTACGACCCGCCGAACTTCCTGGTGCTCGACGAGCCGACCAACCACCTGGACATCGCCACCAAGGAGATGTTGATCGAGGCGCTGGCCGGCTACGACGGCACGATGCTGTTCGTGTCCCACGACCGCCACTTCCTGCGCCTGCTCTCGAACCGCGTGCTCGAGGTCTCGCCGACGGGAGTGCGCACGTTCGGCGGGGGCTACGCCGAATACGTGGACGAGGTCGGCTACGAAGCGCCGGGGATGCGCGCCTGA